From the genome of Candidatus Bipolaricaulota bacterium:
CACGGTGGGGAAGGAAGTCCCGCATCCGAACACGATCGAGCATCACATCAAGTGGATCGCCCTGTTCGGGGTCAAGGACGGGCGGGCGGTGCACATTGCGACGTTCGACCTCGGTCCGACCTATGGAATCCCCGAGGTGACCGCACACGTGAATACAGAAGGACTGTCTGAACTGATCGCGGTCGAGTACTGCAACCTGCACGGGCTGTGGGAGAGTTCGCTCACCCTATAGAGGAGGTGATTAACATGGCGGAAGAAGGGAAGACCTACGTCTGCGACATCTGCGGGCAGGAAGTGAAGGTGACCAAGGCCGGAGCAGGGACGCTCGTCTGCTGCAACCAGCCGATGCACCCAAGAGAAGGTTAGAGCCGCGTTTGCGGATGAGAACACGGGCCCGGAGGACGAAGGAACGGAGCGGCGGGAGGGGCCTTCTCCCCTCCCGCCCCGGCCCCGCGATCTGGAAAAGAGGACTGAGGGAAGATGAACAAGGCGGGGAAAAGGACCTTCGCAAAGTGGATCGGTCTGGCGATCGTCATCGGGGTGGCGCTGTGGGCAATCGCCTCGATCCCGCCGGCGTCGAACTTACAGGAAGTCGGGAGGTACACGATGGTTGAGCAAGCTCCGACTGCGAAGGATGAAGTCCGACCGACTCGCGGGACGGGCGGCGA
Proteins encoded in this window:
- a CDS encoding desulfoferrodoxin, with translation MRLGELIKTGAQEGKEKHVPVIEIIDGGKAVKITVGKEVPHPNTIEHHIKWIALFGVKDGRAVHIATFDLGPTYGIPEVTAHVNTEGLSELIAVEYCNLHGLWESSLTL
- a CDS encoding desulfoferrodoxin FeS4 iron-binding domain-containing protein, whose product is MAEEGKTYVCDICGQEVKVTKAGAGTLVCCNQPMHPREG